In one window of Mytilus trossulus isolate FHL-02 chromosome 7, PNRI_Mtr1.1.1.hap1, whole genome shotgun sequence DNA:
- the LOC134726340 gene encoding fibrinogen C domain-containing protein 1-like: MGGRPRDCNDIPDWCPNGVYKVYPRYTTGFKVYCEMKIDGGHWTVFQRRETGYVDFLRGWNDYKHGFGYLKHEFWLGNIKMHSLTSHGQYEMRIDLTDFEGNHAFAKYKHFKIGAESTKFKLTANGYYGTAGNSLEHHNGYSFSTRDQDNDNAPSGNCSTWFPGGWWYNRCVTANLNGVYFIRTPILEHRGVYWRTWKGINYSLKNSVMMLRRL, from the exons ATGG GAGGACGACCACGTGACTGCAACGATATTCCAGATTGGTGTCCAAATGGCGTTTATAAAGTTTATCCTAGATATACAACTGGATTTAAAGTGTATTGCGAAATGAAAATAGATGGAGGACACTGGACT GTTTTCCAAAGGCGAGAAACCGGGTATGTTGATTTCCTTCGAGGATGGAATGATTACAAACATGGTTTTGGATATCTCAAGCATGAATTCTGGCTTG GAAATATAAAGATGCATTCTCTTACATCACATGGACAGTACGAAATGAGAATAGACTTAACAGACTTTGAGGGAAACCATGCTTttgcaaaatataaacatttcaaaataggTGCTGAAAGTACAAAGTTCAAACTGACAGCAAATGGATACTACGGCACTGCAG GTAACAGTTTGGAACACCATAATGGCTACAGTTTTTCTACCAGAGACCAAGATAACGATAATGCTCCGAGTGGAAATTGTTCGACTTGGTTCCCTGGCGGATGGTGGTATAACAGATGCGTGACGGCTAATCTGAATGGCGTTTACTTCATTAGAACACCAATATTGGAACACCGCGGTGTTTATTGGCGAACTTGGAAAGGAATAAACTACTCACTGAAAAACTCGGTGATGATGCTGCGAAGACTATGA